The proteins below are encoded in one region of Myxococcales bacterium:
- the tsaB gene encoding tRNA (adenosine(37)-N6)-threonylcarbamoyltransferase complex dimerization subunit type 1 TsaB: MKVLALDTSTYLGTIALLEDGQLRAELSTHVRAKHGETVLPHVKHVLELAGFALTDMDLLAVGLGPGSFTGTRVGVATMKGLAFATGIPLVGVCSLRGTASMSASDSVLSVVMMDAYKNEVYMAVYQRKPDGMLQECLAPLHCSAEAACDLLLNEFKEARFVISGDGLQKYDALIRESLKNQANYQFQVFASPRASFLADEAVRQFEQHGPSDIDSLEPLYIRGSDAKLPKIPQKTSSTVLGEES; this comes from the coding sequence ATGAAGGTTTTGGCCTTAGATACTTCGACCTATCTGGGTACGATCGCGCTACTTGAAGACGGCCAGCTCCGGGCCGAGCTCAGCACGCACGTCCGCGCCAAACACGGCGAGACCGTTTTACCCCATGTAAAACATGTACTCGAGCTTGCCGGTTTTGCGCTCACGGACATGGATCTGCTTGCCGTAGGGCTTGGCCCAGGATCGTTTACGGGAACGCGGGTAGGCGTAGCCACGATGAAAGGCCTTGCTTTTGCAACAGGTATACCGCTCGTCGGTGTTTGTTCGCTGCGCGGCACAGCATCAATGAGCGCGAGTGATTCCGTACTCAGTGTTGTGATGATGGACGCATACAAAAACGAAGTATACATGGCAGTCTATCAACGTAAGCCTGATGGTATGCTTCAGGAATGTTTAGCTCCTTTGCATTGTTCAGCAGAGGCTGCCTGCGATCTATTGCTTAACGAGTTTAAAGAAGCACGCTTTGTGATTAGTGGTGATGGGCTACAAAAATACGACGCATTGATCCGTGAATCACTAAAGAACCAGGCTAACTACCAGTTTCAAGTATTTGCCTCGCCGCGTGCATCGTTTCTGGCCGATGAAGCCGTGCGCCAGTTTGAGCAGCATGGCCCAAGTGACATCGATTCGCTTGAACCGCTTTACATTCGCGGCAGCGATGCCAAACTGCCAAAGATCCCTCAAAAAACATCATCAACGGTCTTGGGAGAAGAAAGTTAG
- a CDS encoding ATP-binding cassette domain-containing protein gives MIEARNLTKDYESVRAVDAVSFDVHKGEVLGFLGPNGAGKTTTMKILTGFIAPSEGNAKVNGFDVFEDSLGVRKSIGYLPEHTPLYTEMVVYEYLNFMAEMRGLEGNDLRASIKRVVEQTALGDMISREIRTLSRGYRQRVGLAQALIHEPPILILDEPLSGLDPNQAAEIRDLIKDIGKERTIIYSTHNLAEVQMTCKRVLIIAQGKLVADDSTERLRERAGHSKHLVTVLTKGDEATAQTAKAAFGKIEHASAVNALQSSDSELRLEVIPSDNQDLSAEIFKAAVAANLVLTELHREGQDLEEVFRELTLQNDSSKAKNQSAAKAA, from the coding sequence ATGATCGAAGCCCGAAACCTGACCAAAGACTACGAGAGCGTCCGTGCCGTGGATGCGGTCAGTTTCGATGTCCATAAAGGCGAAGTACTGGGGTTTTTGGGCCCCAATGGCGCTGGGAAAACCACCACCATGAAAATCCTAACCGGCTTTATCGCGCCTAGCGAGGGTAATGCCAAAGTCAACGGTTTCGACGTTTTTGAGGATTCGCTTGGGGTGCGCAAGTCCATCGGGTATTTGCCAGAGCACACACCGCTTTATACTGAAATGGTCGTCTATGAGTACCTGAACTTCATGGCGGAGATGCGTGGACTGGAAGGAAACGATCTGCGAGCCAGCATTAAACGTGTGGTTGAGCAAACCGCGCTTGGCGACATGATCAGCCGTGAGATTCGTACCCTATCGCGTGGTTACCGACAACGTGTCGGCCTCGCCCAGGCCCTGATTCATGAGCCACCCATTTTGATTTTGGATGAGCCCTTGAGTGGCCTTGATCCAAACCAAGCCGCTGAGATCCGTGACCTTATTAAGGACATCGGCAAAGAGCGCACCATTATCTATTCGACGCATAATTTGGCCGAAGTACAAATGACCTGCAAACGCGTACTGATTATCGCGCAGGGTAAACTTGTTGCTGACGATAGCACGGAGCGGCTGCGTGAACGTGCTGGGCACTCCAAACACCTTGTGACCGTGCTTACGAAGGGCGACGAAGCCACCGCGCAGACCGCCAAAGCAGCTTTTGGCAAAATCGAACATGCAAGCGCAGTCAACGCACTTCAAAGCAGTGACAGCGAGTTGCGCTTGGAGGTCATTCCTAGTGACAATCAAGATCTCAGTGCTGAGATTTTCAAAGCAGCCGTGGCTGCCAACTTGGTGCTCACCGAACTTCATCGCGAAGGCCAAGATCTTGAAGAAGTCTTCCGAGAACTCACCCTACAAAACGATTCATCAAAAGCTAAAAACCAAAGCGCCGCCAAGGCTGCCTAA
- a CDS encoding ABC transporter permease subunit, protein MFQVVSILLVFAAPAMTMGSLAEEKRTGTIELLITLPVRDWEVIIGKFLAAFGLYLVMLAVTVVYPISVSTLGDLDWGPVITGYLALALQGAAMLGIGLLASSWTDNQLVAFFIGIALCFGFWFIDRFIPFLPRGIASVTEWVSLSFHFRSMIRGVIDTRNVLYFLSIIGFSLALAFRSLERRRWSS, encoded by the coding sequence ATGTTTCAAGTGGTCTCGATCCTGCTTGTCTTTGCTGCCCCGGCCATGACCATGGGCTCATTGGCTGAGGAAAAACGCACTGGCACCATCGAGCTTTTGATCACCCTCCCCGTACGCGATTGGGAAGTGATCATCGGCAAATTCTTAGCGGCCTTTGGTTTGTACTTGGTGATGCTCGCGGTCACAGTTGTTTATCCCATCAGCGTTTCGACCTTGGGAGACCTTGACTGGGGACCCGTGATTACAGGCTATCTTGCGCTCGCCTTGCAAGGCGCCGCGATGCTAGGCATTGGCCTGCTTGCATCAAGCTGGACCGACAATCAACTGGTTGCTTTTTTCATTGGCATCGCCCTTTGTTTTGGTTTTTGGTTTATCGACCGCTTCATTCCCTTTTTGCCTCGAGGAATCGCCTCGGTCACCGAGTGGGTTTCGCTAAGCTTTCACTTTCGCAGCATGATTCGCGGCGTCATCGACACCCGGAACGTGCTTTATTTCCTTTCCATTATTGGTTTTTCTCTAGCCCTAGCTTTCCGCTCACTCGAGCGCCGTCGTTGGAGTTCTTAA
- a CDS encoding GldG family protein — MSDTKKKHSKAARESALFLAIVAASLVLLNVLGTFVYGRVDLTEKDMFSLSKGSKNLANRLKDRLEIRAYFTKDLPYPYNALERYSRDILEEYEAASDGKIHVRYITPETDEEKEDAQRDGVQQIPTPDLREDRIGEVQAFRGMSFHYLGNTKAIPYLENTQGLEYQITQTIKELAGEKLLIGVLKGHESPSLEKGLTGIKQTLQGTYDFQEIDGDADIPIDMRAILVVNPQTPLSEIEIANLRGFVNRGGSLGIFGGSRKLPEQLLNGAASQADSSLNTLLKPWGVSIDSGMVADAECGSVNAPTNIPGLALPVRYPLLPEVRISEEQAEHPVLFRLNQLQLPFTSRVTVSNKAKTSSAYKTEVLAKSSDNSWLINDAEIDLSPRQQWYPSAQLGPFPLAVALEGKLGENANEGPMSTPDGDDAKKNEKVARVLVVGSGFAIEDRALPPADPRTGERPMTSTLAFALNTVDWLAQDADMVGIRAKNVEEPALKDPALESAQGEVMEALQERDQDKANAAFERLKEARAKWGATKSLYRWFHTLGLPVAFAVFGFFWWRKRKHHFANIKL; from the coding sequence ATGTCTGATACCAAGAAAAAACACAGTAAAGCGGCACGCGAGTCCGCGCTTTTCCTTGCCATCGTTGCAGCTTCATTGGTGCTATTAAATGTGCTTGGCACCTTTGTGTACGGACGCGTCGACCTTACCGAAAAAGACATGTTTTCATTGTCCAAAGGCTCGAAGAACCTGGCAAACCGTCTCAAAGACCGCTTGGAGATTCGCGCTTATTTCACCAAGGACCTGCCCTATCCTTACAACGCTCTTGAGCGTTATAGCCGCGACATCCTCGAAGAATACGAAGCGGCATCGGATGGCAAAATCCACGTGAGATACATCACTCCAGAAACAGACGAAGAAAAAGAAGATGCTCAGCGCGATGGCGTTCAGCAAATTCCCACGCCGGATTTGCGCGAAGATCGCATTGGCGAAGTGCAAGCCTTCCGCGGCATGAGCTTCCACTACCTTGGCAACACCAAAGCCATTCCTTACTTGGAAAACACCCAAGGTCTTGAATACCAGATCACCCAAACCATCAAAGAGCTCGCCGGCGAAAAACTTCTCATCGGTGTGCTCAAAGGACATGAAAGCCCAAGCCTCGAAAAGGGTCTGACAGGCATCAAACAAACCCTGCAAGGCACATACGACTTTCAGGAAATTGATGGCGATGCCGACATTCCAATTGATATGCGCGCAATTTTGGTGGTCAATCCCCAAACGCCACTAAGTGAGATTGAAATTGCAAACCTGCGTGGTTTTGTAAACCGTGGCGGCTCCCTTGGTATTTTCGGTGGCTCTCGAAAGCTTCCGGAGCAGTTGCTCAACGGTGCTGCAAGCCAAGCGGATTCAAGTCTCAACACTTTACTCAAACCTTGGGGCGTAAGCATTGATTCTGGCATGGTAGCCGATGCTGAATGTGGAAGCGTCAATGCACCGACCAACATACCAGGCCTTGCACTGCCGGTGCGCTATCCTCTACTTCCTGAGGTACGTATCTCAGAAGAGCAAGCTGAGCATCCAGTACTCTTCAGGCTCAACCAGTTGCAACTGCCATTTACCTCGCGTGTAACGGTAAGCAACAAAGCCAAAACCTCCAGTGCTTACAAGACAGAAGTCCTGGCCAAGAGCTCTGACAACTCCTGGCTTATTAATGATGCCGAAATCGACCTATCCCCTCGGCAACAATGGTATCCCTCCGCACAACTTGGACCTTTCCCGCTTGCGGTGGCGCTTGAAGGCAAGCTCGGTGAGAACGCGAACGAAGGTCCCATGAGCACGCCGGATGGCGACGACGCCAAGAAAAACGAAAAAGTCGCACGTGTACTTGTTGTGGGCTCAGGCTTCGCCATCGAGGATCGTGCCCTGCCCCCTGCCGATCCACGCACCGGCGAGCGCCCGATGACCAGCACCTTAGCCTTTGCGCTAAATACAGTGGACTGGCTCGCTCAGGATGCAGACATGGTTGGCATTCGCGCCAAGAATGTTGAAGAGCCAGCGCTCAAAGATCCTGCTCTTGAATCCGCTCAAGGCGAGGTCATGGAGGCCCTTCAGGAGCGTGATCAAGATAAAGCCAACGCTGCCTTCGAACGACTTAAAGAAGCACGGGCGAAATGGGGAGCGACAAAGTCTCTTTACCGCTGGTTTCACACCTTGGGATTGCCGGTGGCTTTTGCTGTCTTTGGCTTTTTCTGGTGGCGAAAACGTAAACATCACTTTGCTAACATCAAGCTCTAA
- a CDS encoding DUF4340 domain-containing protein, producing MVKEKRLAVGFMVMLVLIGLTAWAFASRRAELKGDSVAGASLPPIPANKLDEIEIYKSADDYVRLSKVDGKWVVSAPVQGEADSSAADTAVEKLTELKVTGVAATHKDNHKALEIDDQTGIRVIAKEKGKTLADLVLGVSRSGSTMVREHGKDKVLSVAGSIKWTFAKDLKSWRNRKILALEAGKIARVDYKHDNVSFSLVNKDGSWDLADGSKAIKKFSASKAQSLVNNVASLNATDFAADSVTPEQAGLDHPNATVTVSMQAAEGTKPEVHTVIIGKKNPSDENQYFIQRTDKPIIYLTTKYIAERLMPTEKDLQEDEKKEGDAPPTPLPGAGMPGMPPGAGGGQQLPPEVMRQIQQQLQQQQGMQ from the coding sequence ATGGTTAAAGAAAAACGTCTTGCAGTAGGTTTTATGGTGATGCTGGTGCTCATAGGCCTAACCGCCTGGGCTTTTGCCTCACGCCGTGCTGAACTTAAAGGAGACAGCGTAGCAGGGGCTTCGCTACCACCTATCCCCGCTAACAAACTCGATGAAATCGAGATTTACAAAAGCGCTGATGACTATGTTCGTCTGTCCAAAGTGGACGGCAAGTGGGTTGTAAGTGCGCCGGTTCAAGGCGAAGCGGACAGCTCGGCGGCTGATACAGCTGTCGAAAAACTCACAGAGCTAAAAGTAACAGGCGTTGCCGCTACGCACAAAGACAACCACAAAGCCCTTGAGATCGACGATCAAACGGGCATCCGTGTTATTGCCAAAGAAAAAGGAAAAACACTTGCTGATCTTGTGCTAGGCGTTTCACGTTCCGGAAGCACCATGGTGCGCGAGCACGGTAAAGACAAAGTGCTTTCGGTTGCAGGATCCATCAAATGGACTTTCGCTAAAGACTTAAAAAGCTGGCGTAATCGAAAAATCCTTGCGCTCGAAGCAGGCAAGATTGCACGCGTAGATTACAAACACGACAATGTATCATTTAGTCTAGTCAATAAAGACGGCAGCTGGGATCTTGCAGATGGCAGCAAAGCCATCAAGAAATTCAGCGCAAGCAAAGCACAGTCTTTGGTAAACAATGTAGCGAGCCTCAATGCAACTGACTTCGCCGCAGACTCCGTGACTCCAGAACAAGCTGGCTTGGATCACCCAAACGCTACGGTCACCGTCAGTATGCAAGCCGCTGAAGGCACTAAGCCCGAAGTTCACACCGTTATCATCGGCAAGAAAAACCCCAGCGATGAAAACCAATACTTTATTCAGCGCACGGATAAGCCCATTATTTATCTCACCACCAAATACATTGCCGAACGCTTGATGCCGACTGAAAAAGACCTGCAAGAGGACGAAAAGAAAGAAGGCGATGCGCCACCTACACCGCTACCTGGCGCCGGTATGCCTGGCATGCCGCCGGGAGCCGGCGGAGGTCAGCAACTACCTCCTGAGGTCATGAGACAGATTCAACAGCAACTTCAGCAACAGCAAGGCATGCAATAG
- a CDS encoding penicillin-binding protein activator LpoB — translation MFNKVSALLAASTLLLCACGGSPHVVRGSQSPGLDDAAYSTGLDRHDLQQLMHENFKALWSSPVVTRWQEEGRAGKRPTIAATPIRNETSEHIDSTLNALISDVETELVNSNLFRVVSLENQQDLLNEIRAQQSDGFDQAEAAAWGRQLGVRYIMTGKVFTTDERAAESRRVQYYMFMQVMSVETGEIMFQNKSELTKAIVS, via the coding sequence ATGTTTAACAAAGTTTCAGCACTTTTAGCTGCCTCAACCCTATTGCTATGTGCCTGCGGAGGCAGCCCCCACGTGGTGCGTGGCTCCCAATCGCCCGGTCTTGACGATGCGGCCTATAGCACCGGTCTTGACCGTCATGATTTGCAGCAGCTCATGCACGAGAATTTCAAGGCACTATGGAGTTCTCCCGTGGTGACGCGTTGGCAAGAAGAAGGTCGCGCTGGCAAACGCCCAACCATTGCTGCTACGCCGATTCGCAACGAAACAAGCGAGCACATCGACAGCACTCTCAACGCCTTGATTAGTGACGTTGAAACCGAACTCGTTAACTCCAATCTCTTTCGAGTCGTAAGCCTTGAGAACCAACAAGACTTACTCAACGAAATCCGTGCTCAACAGTCCGATGGCTTTGACCAAGCTGAAGCCGCTGCTTGGGGAAGGCAACTCGGCGTGCGCTACATCATGACCGGCAAGGTTTTCACGACCGACGAGCGAGCCGCAGAGTCACGCCGGGTTCAGTACTACATGTTTATGCAGGTCATGTCCGTTGAAACCGGCGAAATCATGTTTCAGAATAAATCTGAACTTACCAAAGCCATCGTAAGCTAA
- a CDS encoding metallophosphoesterase, with translation MLCFVHSSDWQLGMPFNWAEGDAGAKLRALRMEGIDRLGELAKEKQAQFILVAGDLFDANTVSERIVIEACERIAALPVPVFVIPGNHDHGGPGSIYRHDSFGKNKPENMTVMTEKEPLTCQDWQVCFFPAPLLQRHEAHDPTEHITAESGEPGFFRIGIAHGSIRRFDQSGDGTVYNLIDPRRAKLAKLDYLALGDWHGTEQIDARTWFSGAHEPTNFKGNDTGNALLVRISEVGAVPEVEKLHVAKSQWLHQSFSLFNREDIEALRQWITNLDSPRHALLELELKGALSLADLSEVDELVRELSHRLLVLRTERRALLPAASEDELDALAADGYVRMAVERLRELQGSGDVAAARALQLLHQLKHQPC, from the coding sequence ATGCTTTGTTTTGTGCACAGCTCCGATTGGCAACTTGGTATGCCCTTTAACTGGGCCGAGGGCGATGCCGGCGCAAAACTTAGGGCCCTTCGCATGGAGGGCATCGATCGTCTTGGCGAATTAGCCAAAGAAAAACAAGCGCAATTTATCTTGGTTGCGGGCGACCTTTTTGATGCCAATACCGTCTCGGAACGTATTGTGATCGAGGCCTGCGAACGCATCGCAGCATTACCGGTCCCCGTTTTTGTCATTCCTGGCAATCACGACCACGGTGGCCCAGGCTCCATTTATCGACATGACAGTTTTGGCAAAAATAAGCCGGAAAACATGACTGTTATGACTGAAAAAGAGCCGTTAACATGCCAAGACTGGCAAGTCTGTTTTTTTCCTGCACCTCTTTTGCAGCGTCATGAAGCGCACGATCCCACTGAGCACATCACTGCCGAAAGCGGTGAGCCTGGTTTTTTTCGGATCGGGATCGCCCACGGCAGCATCCGCCGTTTCGATCAAAGCGGTGATGGCACGGTCTATAACTTAATTGATCCGAGACGCGCCAAGCTAGCCAAGCTGGATTACCTCGCTCTGGGCGACTGGCATGGCACCGAACAAATCGATGCACGGACTTGGTTTTCCGGCGCCCATGAGCCGACGAACTTTAAAGGCAACGATACGGGCAACGCGCTGCTCGTACGCATTAGCGAAGTGGGCGCGGTTCCTGAAGTCGAAAAGCTTCACGTCGCCAAAAGCCAATGGCTCCATCAAAGTTTTTCGCTCTTCAACCGCGAAGACATCGAAGCACTACGTCAATGGATAACCAATCTCGATAGTCCACGCCACGCCTTGCTTGAGCTTGAACTCAAAGGAGCTTTGAGTCTTGCCGATTTATCCGAAGTCGATGAGCTTGTCCGAGAGCTAAGTCATCGTTTGCTCGTGCTGCGCACTGAACGCCGCGCTCTTTTGCCCGCCGCAAGCGAGGATGAGCTGGATGCACTTGCCGCCGATGGTTATGTGCGCATGGCCGTTGAACGATTGCGCGAACTTCAAGGTAGCGGCGACGTAGCCGCTGCTAGAGCGTTGCAGCTTCTTCATCAACTCAAACATCAGCCATGTTAA
- a CDS encoding AAA family ATPase, translated as MLIKTLTIKNFGALDGPLEVKLEKGLNIIYGPNESGKSTLMRALWMALTMRAKVSGDALRVIKPKTGAVPEVSVCFEHNGSSIQVDKRYAGSKGLCRLRMTEESGRITDLSGDEAEARLRQVMELSQQNSKRSGDWGIWPLVWIRQGRSSLAPADDLNGSGAQTLATQLHKLSSQVLAGTDSEQLFAQVEKEYRRFFTATGQIARSGDAPLHQAQKSLSEITAERDALLEQSAATEKRALRMSELEAQKQALQKTLPALTSRLKNLEAQWEKAAPEQERQKTEQAKLEHAELEAKRYSETLNRFIAIQKQLESLQKDIKHYQAELKVKNEQSEQGPLLDVHLRADKDLAISLNGEQFVLKKGEELRKQLPGTIDFSIDGVARFAAQPPKSPHAKNEQALLEREIKRKHDSLSGLQKELAAMEKEYGNRDAQKAKLEQVQQALQKQKALVQEQGSKKQALSKLGDELRIMRQSLSQALEQEKKLDAETHELRGRFKEAKVLGLHEALQEAETAFQNAKAQAQSLTEQAEACRLLYDTLIACRNDMEKHYVEPVNRQVTPLLQTLFPDASIDLNSQLQIAHLHRKEKGRDSFEQLSVGTKEQIGLAVRLGTARALAEDESLPVLLDDALVASDEQRLLQVAHMLNQVSDRLQVILLTCHFERYAALPLNQPKLIDLEKIKGLSAEVPARAAAQPSSLS; from the coding sequence ATGTTAATCAAAACGCTCACTATTAAAAACTTCGGCGCCTTGGATGGCCCTCTTGAGGTCAAGCTCGAAAAAGGTCTGAATATCATCTACGGCCCAAACGAATCCGGAAAATCAACCCTGATGCGTGCGCTATGGATGGCGCTGACCATGCGCGCCAAAGTTTCAGGCGATGCTCTGCGCGTGATTAAACCCAAAACCGGCGCTGTGCCTGAAGTGAGCGTGTGTTTTGAGCACAACGGATCCTCCATCCAAGTGGATAAGCGCTACGCTGGCAGCAAAGGTCTGTGCCGCTTGCGCATGACAGAAGAATCCGGCCGCATCACTGATTTGTCCGGCGATGAAGCCGAAGCGCGGTTGCGCCAAGTCATGGAGCTCTCGCAACAAAACAGCAAGCGAAGCGGCGATTGGGGCATCTGGCCCCTGGTATGGATTCGGCAAGGCCGCAGCAGCCTAGCGCCTGCAGATGATTTAAATGGTAGCGGCGCACAAACGCTTGCCACCCAGCTTCACAAACTAAGCTCTCAAGTGCTAGCGGGCACCGACAGCGAGCAGCTGTTTGCGCAAGTCGAAAAAGAGTATCGACGTTTTTTTACGGCCACGGGCCAAATCGCACGATCCGGCGATGCACCGCTGCATCAAGCGCAAAAGAGCCTTAGCGAAATCACAGCCGAGCGCGATGCCTTGCTCGAGCAAAGTGCTGCCACTGAAAAGCGCGCCTTACGCATGAGCGAGCTTGAGGCACAAAAGCAAGCACTGCAAAAAACCTTGCCCGCGCTCACAAGCAGACTCAAAAACCTTGAAGCGCAATGGGAAAAAGCAGCGCCTGAACAAGAGCGTCAAAAAACCGAGCAAGCAAAGCTTGAGCATGCCGAACTTGAAGCAAAACGATACAGCGAAACACTCAATCGATTTATCGCTATCCAAAAACAACTTGAATCGCTGCAAAAAGACATCAAACACTATCAAGCTGAACTCAAAGTAAAGAACGAGCAAAGCGAGCAAGGCCCTTTGCTCGATGTTCATTTAAGAGCCGATAAAGATTTAGCCATTTCTTTGAACGGGGAGCAGTTTGTTCTAAAAAAGGGCGAGGAACTCAGAAAGCAACTCCCAGGGACGATTGATTTTTCAATCGATGGGGTTGCTCGTTTTGCTGCACAGCCACCGAAGAGCCCACACGCTAAAAACGAGCAAGCCTTGCTTGAGCGTGAAATCAAACGCAAGCACGACAGCCTAAGCGGCCTACAAAAAGAGCTTGCTGCGATGGAAAAAGAGTACGGCAATCGCGACGCACAAAAAGCAAAACTCGAGCAAGTTCAGCAAGCTCTACAAAAACAAAAAGCCTTGGTTCAAGAGCAAGGATCTAAAAAGCAAGCGCTAAGCAAGCTCGGTGATGAACTAAGAATCATGCGTCAAAGCCTCAGCCAAGCGCTTGAACAAGAGAAAAAACTGGATGCAGAAACTCACGAACTTCGAGGACGCTTTAAAGAAGCCAAGGTGCTCGGCCTGCATGAAGCGCTGCAAGAAGCCGAAACGGCCTTCCAAAATGCAAAGGCTCAAGCACAAAGCCTGACTGAGCAAGCTGAAGCCTGCAGACTGCTCTACGATACCTTGATCGCTTGCCGAAACGACATGGAAAAGCACTATGTCGAACCGGTAAATCGACAGGTTACACCGCTCCTTCAAACCCTCTTTCCCGACGCCAGCATTGATTTAAACAGCCAATTGCAAATCGCTCATCTGCATCGCAAAGAAAAAGGTCGCGATAGCTTTGAACAATTGAGCGTTGGCACCAAAGAGCAAATCGGCCTTGCCGTGCGCCTCGGCACAGCTCGAGCGCTTGCTGAGGATGAAAGTTTGCCAGTACTTTTGGACGACGCGCTCGTTGCAAGCGACGAGCAACGGTTGCTGCAAGTGGCCCACATGCTCAATCAAGTCAGCGATCGCTTACAGGTGATTTTGCTCACCTGCCACTTTGAACGCTATGCAGCTCTGCCCTTGAATCAGCCTAAGCTGATTGATCTCGAAAAAATCAAAGGGCTCAGCGCCGAAGTCCCTGCCAGAGCCGCCGCGCAGCCAAGCAGCCTAAGCTAG